One genomic segment of Nocardioides cavernaquae includes these proteins:
- the tmk gene encoding dTMP kinase — translation MESGPRYAATGLFVCFEGGEGGGKSTQSRLLRDWLTAEGHTVLLTFEPGDTAVGREVRRIVLSPETGELSHRTEVLLYAADKAEHVDTVVMPALDRGEVVITDRYVDSALAYQGAGRVLDPADVARVNRWATGDLRPHLTVVLDLAPAAGLGRFEERDRIEAESVEFHERVRAAFLALAVDDPDHYLVLDARQPIDEIAALIRARVAPLLTQAVR, via the coding sequence ATGGAGTCGGGCCCCCGTTATGCAGCCACTGGCCTCTTCGTCTGCTTCGAGGGCGGTGAGGGCGGCGGCAAGTCGACCCAGTCGCGCCTGCTGCGCGACTGGTTGACCGCCGAGGGCCACACCGTGCTGCTCACCTTCGAGCCGGGCGACACCGCCGTCGGGCGCGAGGTCCGGCGCATCGTGCTGTCCCCCGAGACCGGCGAGCTGAGCCACCGCACCGAGGTGCTGCTCTACGCAGCCGACAAGGCCGAGCACGTCGACACCGTCGTGATGCCGGCACTTGATCGCGGCGAGGTGGTCATCACCGATCGCTACGTCGACTCCGCGCTGGCCTACCAGGGGGCCGGGCGTGTGCTCGATCCCGCCGACGTGGCCCGGGTCAACCGCTGGGCGACCGGAGACCTTCGCCCGCACCTGACCGTCGTGCTCGACCTGGCGCCGGCTGCCGGCCTGGGCCGCTTTGAGGAGCGCGACCGCATCGAGGCCGAGTCGGTGGAGTTCCACGAGCGGGTCCGGGCGGCGTTCCTCGCGCTGGCGGTCGACGACCCCGACCACTACCTCGTGCTGGACGCCAGGCAACCGATCGACGAGATCGCCGCCTTGATCCGGGCCCGGGTCGCCCCGTTGCTCACGCAGGCGGTGCGATGA
- a CDS encoding DNA polymerase III subunit delta' — translation MTIWDTLVGQKPVIEALSRAANGQGMSHAWLFTGPPGSGRSNAAIAFAGALQCPEGGCGVCHECHTVLAGSHADVAVIRTEKLSIGVDEVRDLVRRSALAPVGRRWQVLIVEDADRLTEQACNALLKAIEEPTPRTVWMLCAPTVEDVLTTIRSRCRLVTLTTPAPADVAAFLSRTMEIPPTLAEYAARHSQGHIGRARALARDESTRNRRREVVAIPTRLTSLGACMHAATQLVEAAKAEAEQITGELDQREKVDLDAAYGVVERGRRPRDYGPALAALEKGQKTRAKRRILDVVDRALMDLVSVYRDSIALGTGSGAALVNEELRPDLERLVRVSSPEADLKRIDAIFTAREQMLEFNVPALLALESMMVALRLPEGSRS, via the coding sequence ATGACGATCTGGGACACGCTCGTCGGTCAGAAGCCGGTGATCGAGGCGCTCTCACGTGCCGCCAACGGCCAGGGCATGAGCCATGCCTGGCTCTTCACCGGCCCGCCCGGCTCCGGGCGTTCCAACGCGGCGATCGCGTTCGCCGGTGCCCTGCAGTGCCCCGAGGGCGGGTGCGGGGTCTGCCACGAGTGCCACACCGTGCTCGCCGGCTCGCACGCCGACGTCGCCGTCATCCGCACCGAGAAGCTGTCGATCGGCGTCGACGAGGTGCGTGACCTGGTGCGCCGCTCGGCGCTCGCGCCCGTCGGTCGACGCTGGCAGGTGCTCATCGTCGAGGACGCCGACCGGCTGACCGAGCAGGCGTGCAACGCGCTGCTGAAGGCGATCGAGGAGCCCACCCCGCGCACTGTCTGGATGCTCTGCGCGCCGACGGTCGAGGACGTCCTGACGACGATCCGCTCGCGGTGCCGGTTGGTCACGCTGACCACCCCTGCGCCGGCTGACGTGGCCGCGTTCCTCAGCCGCACGATGGAGATCCCGCCAACGCTCGCCGAATACGCCGCCCGCCACAGCCAGGGCCACATCGGCCGCGCGCGTGCCCTGGCGCGTGACGAGTCGACCCGCAACCGTCGTCGCGAGGTCGTTGCCATCCCGACCCGGCTCACCTCGCTCGGCGCCTGCATGCACGCCGCGACCCAGCTGGTCGAGGCCGCCAAGGCGGAGGCCGAGCAGATCACCGGCGAGCTCGACCAGCGCGAGAAGGTCGACCTCGACGCGGCCTACGGAGTCGTCGAGCGCGGGCGTCGTCCCCGTGACTACGGACCGGCGCTCGCAGCCCTGGAGAAGGGGCAGAAGACCCGCGCCAAGCGGCGCATCCTCGATGTCGTCGACCGGGCGTTGATGGACCTGGTGTCGGTCTACCGGGACTCGATCGCGCTCGGCACCGGATCCGGTGCCGCGCTGGTCAACGAGGAGCTGCGCCCAGACCTCGAGCGACTGGTCCGGGTCTCGAGCCCCGAGGCCGATCTCAAGCGGATCGATGCGATCTTCACCGCTCGTGAGCAGATGCTCGAGTTCAACGTTCCGGCGCTCCTTGCGCTGGAGTCGATGATGGTGGCCTTGAGGTTGCCCGAGGGGAGTCGTTCGTGA
- a CDS encoding alpha/beta hydrolase — MKRVVLAVIIVLVLLIPLVVLGASLVVREVGSSRSGSLGDSAAPVPSRSEDPGARATADPALRSFYDQELTWTACGSGNECSFLTVPLDYADPAGETIKIKVLRNPADVASGRIGNLLVNPGGPGAPGTDYAKGDDTFGQVVYDSYDIIGFDPRGTGESAPVDCLTDSQLDSFVASDPDPDTAVEQAEFVDWAERFGAGCAKRSGELARHVSTHEAARDMDVLRAVLGDDKLDYLGASYGTKLGATYADLFPQKVGRLVLDGAVDPRLSARDSSLQQAHGFQVAIEAYVDNCVEEGDCYLGNTRAKALARITGFLDQVDAEPIKVGSRELQVGNAFYGIILPLYNRDYWAYLDDALEAGLTGDGSLLLQFADLYTSRDSDGGYSDNSAEAIYAINCSDDPSSIPAADVPAQFADFQEQSPTFGRVFAWGLVGCLGLGKDVKRADWHLDAKGAAPIVVIGTTRDPATPLRWAQALASQLESGVLITRDGDGHTGYQMGNRCVDDAVEKYLVDGVAPTKDLTCS; from the coding sequence GTGAAGCGTGTCGTGCTGGCGGTGATCATCGTCCTGGTGCTGCTCATCCCGCTGGTCGTGCTGGGTGCGTCCTTGGTGGTCCGGGAGGTCGGCTCGAGCCGCTCAGGTTCGCTCGGCGACTCGGCGGCTCCGGTCCCGTCCCGCTCGGAGGATCCGGGTGCGCGGGCGACCGCGGACCCCGCGCTCAGGTCCTTCTACGACCAGGAGCTCACCTGGACGGCATGCGGCTCGGGCAACGAGTGCTCCTTCCTGACCGTGCCGCTCGACTACGCCGATCCCGCGGGCGAGACGATCAAGATCAAGGTCCTGCGCAATCCGGCTGACGTCGCCTCCGGGCGGATCGGCAACCTGCTGGTCAACCCTGGCGGCCCGGGCGCGCCCGGGACCGACTACGCAAAGGGCGACGACACCTTCGGCCAGGTGGTCTACGACAGCTACGACATCATCGGGTTCGATCCGCGTGGCACCGGTGAGAGCGCTCCGGTCGACTGCCTGACCGACAGCCAGCTCGACTCGTTCGTCGCCTCGGATCCCGATCCCGATACCGCGGTGGAGCAGGCCGAGTTCGTCGACTGGGCCGAGCGGTTCGGCGCAGGGTGCGCGAAGCGGTCGGGCGAGCTGGCCCGCCACGTCTCGACACACGAGGCCGCCCGTGACATGGACGTCCTGCGCGCGGTGCTCGGTGACGACAAGCTCGACTACCTCGGCGCCTCCTACGGCACGAAGCTCGGTGCCACCTACGCCGATCTGTTCCCGCAGAAGGTCGGCCGCCTGGTTCTCGACGGGGCGGTCGACCCACGCCTCTCCGCCCGGGACAGCTCGCTGCAGCAGGCTCACGGCTTCCAGGTCGCGATCGAGGCCTACGTCGACAACTGCGTCGAGGAGGGTGACTGCTACCTCGGCAACACGCGGGCCAAGGCGCTGGCGCGGATCACCGGATTCCTCGACCAGGTCGATGCGGAGCCCATCAAGGTGGGCAGCCGCGAGCTCCAGGTCGGCAACGCCTTCTACGGCATCATCCTGCCGCTCTACAACCGTGACTACTGGGCCTACCTCGACGACGCGCTCGAGGCGGGGCTGACGGGTGACGGGTCGCTGCTCCTCCAGTTCGCCGACCTCTACACCTCGCGCGACAGCGACGGCGGCTACTCCGACAACAGCGCCGAGGCGATCTACGCGATCAACTGCAGCGATGACCCGAGCTCGATCCCGGCCGCCGACGTTCCTGCGCAGTTCGCCGACTTCCAGGAGCAGTCGCCGACGTTCGGGCGGGTCTTCGCCTGGGGTCTCGTGGGCTGTCTCGGTCTCGGCAAGGACGTCAAGCGGGCCGACTGGCACCTCGACGCCAAGGGCGCCGCGCCGATCGTGGTCATCGGCACCACGCGCGACCCGGCGACGCCCCTGCGGTGGGCGCAGGCGCTGGCCTCCCAGCTCGAGTCGGGCGTGTTGATCACGCGCGACGGCGACGGACACACCGGCTACCAGATGGGCAACCGGTGCGTGGACGACGCGGTGGAGAAGTACCTCGTCGACGGGGTCGCGCCGACGAAGGACCTCACCTGCAGCTGA
- a CDS encoding TOBE domain-containing protein, whose protein sequence is MPHLRIKDAAAHLGVSDDTVRRWIDRGLLAATTDESGRKVVDGYEVAMVAREHAVVPSVPGAPSSARNRFVGLVTDIEMDRVMAQVELQCGPFRVVSLMSSEAVRDLGLERGSTAVAVIKSTNVVVETRDLQEFSR, encoded by the coding sequence ATGCCGCACCTGCGAATCAAGGATGCTGCCGCCCACCTCGGCGTCAGTGACGACACGGTCCGCCGCTGGATCGACCGCGGCCTGCTCGCGGCCACCACGGACGAGTCGGGGCGCAAGGTGGTCGACGGCTACGAGGTCGCGATGGTCGCGCGCGAGCACGCCGTCGTGCCTTCCGTGCCCGGCGCTCCCAGCTCGGCCCGAAACCGGTTCGTGGGGCTGGTCACCGACATCGAGATGGACCGGGTGATGGCCCAGGTCGAGCTCCAGTGCGGACCCTTCCGGGTGGTCTCGCTGATGAGCAGCGAGGCCGTGCGCGACCTCGGCCTCGAGCGCGGTTCGACGGCAGTCGCCGTCATCAAGTCCACCAATGTCGTCGTCGAGACGCGTGACCTCCAGGAGTTCTCCCGCTGA
- the modA gene encoding molybdate ABC transporter substrate-binding protein, translated as MKKKLAGTRVVGALALLAAPLTACASADRDSGDITLVVYAASSLKTTFEQLGEQFEADHPGVDVEFNFAGSSDLVSQIQQGAPVDIFASADIANMDKLAAQDQLGGQAQVFATNTLEIAVPPANPAQIGALADLAKEGVQLVVCAPEVPCGSAARKVESAAGLDWKPVSEEQSVADVLNKVTTGEADAGLVYVTDVKSAGAAVQGIEFPLASEAVNAYPVAPVKGGEQSDLARQFIQLVLGSEGQAVLAAAGFGKP; from the coding sequence ATGAAGAAGAAGCTCGCAGGGACCCGTGTCGTGGGCGCGCTCGCGCTCCTGGCTGCCCCGCTGACCGCCTGCGCCTCGGCGGACCGCGACTCGGGGGACATCACCCTCGTCGTGTACGCCGCGTCGTCGCTGAAGACGACCTTCGAGCAGCTCGGCGAGCAGTTCGAGGCGGACCACCCGGGCGTGGACGTCGAGTTCAACTTCGCCGGCTCCTCGGACCTGGTCTCGCAGATCCAGCAGGGGGCTCCGGTCGACATCTTCGCGTCGGCCGACATCGCCAACATGGACAAGCTCGCCGCCCAGGACCAGCTCGGCGGGCAGGCACAGGTCTTCGCCACCAACACCCTCGAGATCGCGGTCCCGCCGGCCAACCCAGCCCAGATCGGCGCTCTCGCGGATCTCGCGAAGGAGGGCGTCCAGCTGGTCGTCTGCGCGCCGGAGGTGCCCTGCGGCTCCGCTGCGCGCAAGGTTGAGTCGGCAGCCGGTCTCGACTGGAAGCCGGTCAGCGAGGAGCAGTCGGTCGCCGACGTGCTCAACAAGGTCACGACGGGCGAGGCCGATGCGGGCCTGGTCTACGTGACGGACGTGAAGTCGGCCGGCGCCGCGGTGCAGGGCATCGAGTTCCCGCTCGCCTCGGAGGCGGTCAACGCCTATCCGGTGGCTCCGGTCAAGGGCGGCGAGCAGTCCGATCTCGCCCGCCAGTTCATCCAGCTCGTCCTCGGCTCCGAGGGCCAGGCGGTCCTCGCGGCCGCGGGCTTCGGCAAGCCCTGA
- a CDS encoding ABC transporter permease: MTLRESAVGLPRWALVPAGAGALFVVLPLAALVSRVDWTRFGSLITSDASLAALELSLRTSAASTLLCLVFGMPMALVLARSRFVGQDLLRSVVLLPLVLPPVVGGIALLYTFGRRGLLGHALEVAGVQIAFSTIAVVLAQTFVALPFLVVSLEGALRSAGHRYDVVAASLGAGPTTVLFRVTLPLVLPGLLSGAVLAFARALGEFGATITFAGSLQGVTRTLPLEIYLQREADADAAVALSVVLMVVAVVVIAFARRGKGVL, translated from the coding sequence GTGACCCTGCGCGAATCCGCCGTCGGTCTCCCGCGCTGGGCGCTGGTCCCCGCCGGAGCGGGAGCACTCTTCGTGGTGCTCCCGCTCGCGGCGCTGGTCAGCCGGGTCGACTGGACCCGGTTCGGCAGCCTGATCACCAGCGACGCCTCGCTGGCCGCTCTCGAGCTGAGCCTGCGGACCTCCGCCGCGAGCACCCTGCTCTGCCTGGTCTTCGGCATGCCGATGGCGCTCGTGCTGGCGCGGTCACGGTTCGTCGGGCAGGACCTGCTGCGCTCCGTCGTACTCCTGCCGCTCGTGCTCCCTCCCGTCGTCGGCGGCATCGCGCTGCTCTACACGTTCGGCCGTCGCGGCCTGCTCGGCCACGCCCTCGAGGTCGCCGGGGTGCAGATCGCCTTCTCGACCATTGCGGTCGTGCTGGCCCAGACCTTCGTGGCGCTGCCGTTCCTCGTGGTGAGCCTGGAGGGTGCGCTCCGCTCCGCGGGCCACCGGTACGACGTCGTCGCGGCCTCCCTGGGCGCCGGGCCGACCACGGTGCTGTTCCGGGTCACGCTGCCGCTGGTCCTGCCCGGGCTGCTCTCGGGTGCTGTCCTCGCGTTCGCGCGGGCGCTCGGTGAGTTCGGCGCCACGATCACCTTCGCGGGCAGCCTCCAGGGCGTGACCCGCACGCTCCCGCTCGAGATCTATCTCCAGCGCGAGGCCGATGCCGACGCTGCCGTCGCCCTGTCGGTCGTGCTCATGGTGGTGGCCGTCGTCGTGATCGCCTTTGCGCGCCGCGGCAAGGGGGTCCTGTGA
- a CDS encoding sulfate/molybdate ABC transporter ATP-binding protein, with product MTLRVVAEVPERDVSVELEIADGETVALLGGNGAGKSTVLGVIAGQLRARGARVTLGDRVLTGRGTWVPPHARDVALLAQEALLFPHLTVGANVAFGPRSRGAGRRRARASAEEWLARVGVPELASRRPAELSGGQAQRVAVARALAADPQVLLLDEPMAALDVNVTPALRHLLREVLQDRTTVIATHDVLDALLLADRVVVLDGGRVVEEGPTAEVLARPRSAFAAQIAGLNLLAGRWDGEALVADGARVEGRVEGGERTPVVVGDEVVAVFRPSAVSVYLAAPTGSPRNAFPVVVTALEPFGDQVRVRGGGMSALITPHAAAELALAPGGQVTFIVKASEVDLYLR from the coding sequence GTGACCCTCCGCGTGGTGGCCGAGGTCCCCGAGCGGGACGTGTCGGTCGAGCTCGAGATCGCCGACGGCGAGACGGTCGCCCTGCTCGGCGGCAACGGCGCGGGCAAGTCGACGGTCCTCGGCGTGATCGCCGGCCAGCTCCGGGCCAGGGGCGCCCGCGTGACGCTGGGTGACCGGGTGCTGACCGGACGCGGGACGTGGGTGCCGCCCCATGCGCGCGATGTCGCGCTGCTCGCCCAGGAAGCCCTGCTCTTCCCGCACCTGACGGTTGGCGCCAACGTTGCGTTCGGCCCGCGCAGCCGTGGCGCAGGACGGCGGCGCGCACGGGCATCTGCTGAGGAGTGGCTCGCTCGCGTCGGTGTACCTGAGCTGGCGTCGCGGCGCCCGGCCGAGCTCTCGGGGGGCCAGGCCCAGCGGGTCGCGGTGGCCCGCGCGCTGGCGGCTGACCCGCAGGTGCTGCTGCTCGACGAGCCGATGGCGGCGCTGGACGTCAACGTCACCCCCGCGCTGCGGCACCTGCTGCGCGAGGTGCTGCAGGACCGCACGACGGTCATCGCCACCCACGACGTGCTCGACGCGCTCCTGCTGGCCGACCGCGTCGTCGTCCTCGACGGAGGGCGCGTCGTGGAGGAGGGGCCGACGGCCGAGGTCCTGGCGCGCCCGCGCAGTGCGTTCGCCGCGCAGATCGCCGGGCTCAACCTGCTCGCGGGCAGGTGGGACGGCGAGGCGCTGGTCGCCGATGGTGCTCGCGTGGAGGGCCGCGTCGAGGGAGGTGAGCGCACGCCCGTGGTGGTCGGTGACGAGGTGGTGGCCGTGTTCCGGCCTTCAGCCGTCTCGGTCTACCTCGCCGCGCCGACGGGCTCGCCCCGCAACGCCTTCCCGGTGGTCGTCACCGCCCTCGAGCCCTTCGGCGACCAGGTGCGCGTGCGCGGCGGAGGCATGTCCGCGCTGATCACGCCGCACGCCGCCGCCGAGCTCGCGCTGGCGCCCGGCGGGCAGGTGACCTTCATCGTCAAGGCCTCCGAGGTCGACCTCTACCTCCGCTGA
- a CDS encoding alpha/beta fold hydrolase, whose translation MLSYEVHGTGEPLVLVHGITHRRQAWYPVLEHLTPHRQVILIDLPGHGESPDLVTNGRSIPETLGTEVRQTIESLGLRNPHIAGNSLGGRVALDAAAEGWVASATCLSPAGFWMNDLDFAYTRMLFRVVTRAARIAGPRRAETITRTAIGRALFFSWITAHPARLAPEACAGDAKAMLRALPAMKAIVAEATRFEAKIAPEIPVTIAWASRDIVLPPYHARLARRVLPRATHVKLKGVGHVPMSDNPELVAKVLLEGSGGIALGGTSRLSA comes from the coding sequence GTGCTGTCGTACGAGGTGCATGGAACGGGCGAGCCTCTGGTGCTGGTGCACGGCATCACCCACCGCCGCCAGGCGTGGTACCCGGTGCTCGAGCACCTGACGCCCCACCGTCAGGTCATCCTGATCGATCTCCCCGGCCATGGTGAGTCCCCGGACCTGGTCACCAACGGCCGATCGATCCCCGAGACCCTCGGCACCGAGGTGCGCCAGACGATCGAGTCCCTCGGCCTGAGGAACCCGCACATCGCCGGCAACTCGCTCGGCGGTCGTGTCGCGCTCGACGCCGCCGCGGAAGGCTGGGTCGCGAGCGCGACCTGCCTGTCACCGGCTGGCTTCTGGATGAACGACCTCGACTTCGCCTACACGCGCATGCTGTTCCGCGTCGTGACCCGCGCCGCGCGCATTGCCGGACCGCGCCGCGCGGAGACCATCACGCGCACGGCGATCGGTCGCGCGCTCTTCTTCAGCTGGATCACCGCGCACCCGGCACGGCTCGCGCCCGAAGCCTGCGCTGGCGACGCCAAGGCGATGCTGCGTGCGCTCCCCGCGATGAAGGCGATCGTGGCCGAGGCCACCCGCTTCGAGGCGAAGATCGCCCCCGAGATCCCCGTGACCATCGCCTGGGCCTCACGCGACATCGTCCTCCCGCCCTACCACGCACGCCTCGCCCGCAGGGTGCTTCCGCGCGCCACCCACGTCAAGCTCAAGGGCGTCGGCCACGTGCCGATGTCGGACAACCCCGAGCTGGTCGCCAAGGTGCTGCTCGAGGGCAGCGGCGGCATCGCGCTCGGCGGCACCAGCAGGCTTTCCGCCTGA
- a CDS encoding thiamine ABC transporter substrate-binding protein, translated as MPARLSPLRTVIASAALAAVTLSSCSLAGKEEAAKSSPSSAGTTAVPGSTVVLVTHGDFALPAELLKKFETDSGLKLEVRKIDDGLPNQLALTADHPLGDAAFGVDNGAAPLALAEGVFADYQAELPAGASDFLLKGSDDKDRLTPVDHGAVCVNIDKTWFDKKKVEPPATLEDLTLPAYKNLTVLPGATGSTTGLLFLLATMDQYGDDWQDYWTRLVGNGADITKSWSDAYYGGFSGGEGDRPIVVSYDTSPAFTINKAGETTTAALLDTCIQQVEYAGVLENAKNPAGARELVDFLVSPEVQAALPDNMYMFPVATGTPLPEAWATHAHEPSRVYSFDADDLEEHRTEWLTEWRGIITR; from the coding sequence ATGCCCGCACGACTCAGCCCCCTGCGCACTGTGATCGCCTCGGCCGCCCTGGCCGCGGTCACGCTGAGCAGCTGCAGCCTTGCCGGCAAGGAAGAAGCCGCGAAGTCGTCGCCCTCCTCGGCCGGGACCACCGCGGTCCCCGGCTCGACGGTGGTGCTGGTGACGCACGGCGACTTCGCCCTCCCCGCCGAGCTCCTGAAGAAGTTCGAGACCGACAGCGGTCTCAAGCTTGAGGTCCGCAAGATCGACGACGGCCTTCCCAACCAGCTCGCGCTGACAGCGGACCACCCGCTCGGCGACGCGGCGTTCGGCGTGGACAACGGCGCCGCGCCCCTCGCGCTCGCCGAGGGAGTCTTCGCCGACTACCAGGCCGAGCTGCCCGCCGGGGCTTCGGACTTCCTGCTCAAGGGTTCCGACGACAAGGACCGGCTGACTCCCGTCGACCACGGCGCGGTCTGCGTCAACATCGACAAGACGTGGTTCGACAAGAAGAAGGTCGAGCCGCCGGCCACGCTCGAGGACCTCACGCTCCCGGCGTACAAGAACCTCACCGTGCTCCCCGGTGCCACCGGCTCCACGACCGGCCTGCTCTTCCTGCTGGCCACCATGGACCAGTACGGCGACGACTGGCAGGACTACTGGACGCGCCTGGTCGGCAACGGCGCGGACATCACCAAGAGCTGGAGCGACGCCTACTACGGCGGCTTCAGCGGCGGCGAGGGTGATCGCCCGATCGTCGTCTCCTACGACACGTCGCCGGCCTTCACGATCAACAAGGCCGGCGAGACCACGACTGCTGCGCTGCTCGACACCTGCATCCAGCAGGTCGAGTACGCCGGTGTGCTGGAGAACGCGAAGAACCCCGCCGGCGCCCGCGAGCTCGTGGACTTCCTGGTCAGCCCCGAGGTGCAGGCTGCGCTGCCCGACAACATGTACATGTTCCCGGTCGCCACGGGCACCCCGCTGCCGGAGGCCTGGGCCACCCACGCGCACGAGCCGAGCCGCGTCTACTCCTTCGACGCCGACGACCTCGAGGAGCACCGCACCGAGTGGCTGACCGAGTGGCGGGGCATCATCACCCGCTGA
- a CDS encoding ABC transporter permease, whose translation MRVPRLAGLAGLAAGPLLVLGVFFLLPVGGMLALGFWPDGAFDPGGALAVLGHERTLRVLWFTVWSASVATLITVVLGVGAAHVTYRLRFPGRRLLRLLLVVPFVLPTVVVGLAFDNLLRDHGPLGWLGLSGTPAAIIAALVFFNLAVVVRTVGPAWESLDPRPAEAAAALGAGPFRVLRDVTLPALRGSIVSAASVVFLFCATAFGLVLILGGLRYATVETEIYLLTKELFDLRSAAALSLLQLVVVTVLLLLAHRARSRGGPVERRHNLLRRPGHGDVPALALVLPAVVLVVLPVGALVAGALRVDGRWSLDNFRALATLGEGGTLTVPVTSALRTSVSTALDATWISVGLGVMVALLVTRRSHSVAERRLRGVLDGLFMLPLGVSAVTLGFGFLITLDQPPLDLRTWPLLVPIAQALVALPLVVRMIVPVLAGIDDRQRQAAASLGAGPLRVLATIDLAVMWKPLLAAAGFAFAVSLGEFGATSFLVREDAPTLPVVVYRLLGHPGEHNYGMALAASLILAGFTALVLLIVERLRVPGVGGF comes from the coding sequence ATGCGCGTTCCCCGACTCGCGGGGCTGGCCGGCCTCGCGGCCGGCCCGCTGCTGGTGCTGGGCGTCTTCTTCCTGCTGCCGGTCGGCGGGATGCTGGCGCTCGGCTTCTGGCCGGACGGCGCGTTCGACCCCGGTGGTGCGCTCGCAGTGCTTGGCCACGAGCGCACGCTGCGGGTGCTCTGGTTCACGGTCTGGTCGGCCTCGGTCGCCACGCTGATCACGGTGGTGCTCGGAGTGGGGGCAGCGCATGTGACCTACCGGCTGCGCTTTCCCGGACGACGGCTGCTCCGCCTGCTGCTGGTCGTGCCGTTCGTGCTCCCGACGGTCGTGGTCGGCCTGGCCTTCGACAACCTCCTGCGGGACCACGGCCCGCTGGGCTGGCTCGGTCTCTCGGGGACCCCGGCTGCGATCATCGCCGCCCTCGTCTTCTTCAACCTCGCGGTCGTCGTGCGCACGGTCGGCCCGGCCTGGGAGTCACTCGACCCGCGTCCGGCCGAGGCCGCCGCTGCGCTCGGGGCGGGGCCGTTCCGCGTGCTTCGCGACGTCACTCTTCCCGCGCTGCGCGGCTCGATCGTGTCGGCTGCCTCGGTGGTGTTCCTCTTCTGCGCAACGGCGTTCGGCCTGGTGCTGATCCTCGGCGGCCTCCGCTACGCCACCGTCGAGACCGAGATCTACCTGCTGACGAAGGAGCTCTTCGACCTCCGCAGCGCGGCCGCCCTCTCCCTGCTGCAGCTCGTCGTGGTGACCGTCCTCCTCCTGCTGGCGCACCGGGCGCGCTCACGCGGTGGCCCCGTGGAGCGGCGGCACAACCTGCTGCGACGGCCCGGGCACGGCGACGTACCCGCCCTGGCGCTGGTGCTGCCCGCGGTCGTCCTGGTCGTCCTTCCGGTCGGCGCGCTCGTCGCCGGAGCACTCCGCGTCGACGGCCGGTGGTCGCTGGACAACTTCCGCGCCCTCGCCACCCTGGGGGAGGGCGGCACCCTCACCGTCCCGGTCACCTCTGCTCTGCGTACGTCGGTCTCGACGGCGCTCGACGCGACCTGGATCTCGGTGGGGCTCGGCGTGATGGTCGCGCTGCTCGTCACCCGGCGCTCGCACAGCGTCGCCGAGCGCCGGCTGCGCGGTGTGCTCGACGGCCTGTTCATGCTGCCGCTCGGGGTCTCCGCGGTGACGCTCGGCTTCGGTTTCCTGATCACCCTCGACCAGCCGCCGCTGGACCTGCGCACGTGGCCACTCCTGGTCCCGATCGCACAGGCCCTCGTCGCGCTGCCCCTCGTCGTACGCATGATCGTGCCGGTGCTCGCCGGCATCGACGACCGCCAGCGCCAGGCGGCGGCCTCACTCGGTGCGGGGCCGCTCCGGGTGCTCGCGACGATCGACCTGGCCGTGATGTGGAAGCCACTGCTCGCCGCAGCTGGCTTCGCGTTCGCGGTGTCTCTCGGGGAGTTCGGCGCGACGTCGTTCCTCGTCCGCGAGGACGCGCCGACGCTGCCGGTCGTGGTCTACCGGCTCCTGGGACATCCGGGGGAGCACAACTACGGCATGGCCCTCGCCGCATCGCTGATCCTGGCGGGCTTCACCGCGCTCGTCCTGCTGATCGTCGAGCGGCTGCGCGTGCCGGGCGTGGGAGGGTTCTGA